A section of the Oryza sativa Japonica Group chromosome 1, ASM3414082v1 genome encodes:
- the LOC4326630 gene encoding uncharacterized protein isoform X2 gives MEQLRQLGEAVGSINALMAFEDDLHINPRQCRLLADACARALAAVTGQVRAQLRFDERGAKWRAIEAPLRELHRAFRDAEAYVRQCLDPRGSWWARAAAMAHGTECVEQHLHNVLWCVAVALEAIDAAGEIAGSDPDELARGRLVLARKYDRDMLDPKLFEHAFGKLYLVSQELVARMDMAWKEDRWVISQMFDEMKGPAASKPLSKNEHRLAELLAAAMGKLHPASVLLGSDYSVRRRLGGRLKEVHWMGESFAMKHFIGDTDAAGAEVALLCSVAHPNVAHAAYCFHDEEKKEYFVVMDQLMAKDLGSYVKEVSCPRRRIPFPLVVAVDIMLQIARGMEYLHAKRINHGELNPSNVLVKPRQPDGGYVHVKVAGYGQPAGITAGGAKASANGNANGNDNSCIWYAPEVLRSDGVADAAAAGRCTEKADVYSFAMICFELLTGKVPFEDNHLQGDKTSKNICAGERPLFPFQAPKYLTALTKRCWHADPAQRLAFASICRVLRYVKRFLILNPEQQQQQQQGQTDDAPKPAVDYLDIEAQLLKKLPAWQRGGEAPRVADVPFQMFAYRVMEREKAAGAVHVAKDRASDSGSDGNSLYGDENGFGAMSPEHTFSAVSNGTLRSRPASSDGRLPTAKKADGKAPRQAEHQMECMHCLVRWRMI, from the exons ATGGAGCAGCTCCGGCAACTCGGCGAGGCGGTGGGTAGCATCAACGCGCTCATGGCGTTCGAGGACGACCTCCACATCAACCCGCGGCagtgccgcctcctcgccgacgcctgcgcgcgcgcgctcgccgccgtcacggGGCAGGTTCGCGCCCAGCTCCGCTTCGACGAGCGCGGCGCCAAGTGGCGCGCCATCGAGGCGCCGCTCCGCGAGCTCCACCGCGCCTTCCGCGACGCCGAGGCGTACGTCAGGCAGTGCCTGGACCCCCGCGGCAGCTGGTgggcgcgcgccgcggccaTGGCGCACGGCACCGAGTGCGTGGAGCAGCACCTCCACAATGTCCTGTggtgcgtcgccgtcgcgctcgaggccatcgacgccgccggcgagatcgCCGGCTCCGACCCGGACGAGCTCGCCAGGGGGCGGCTGGTGCTCGCCAGGAAGTACGACAGGGACATGCTCGATCCCAAGCTGTTCGAGCACGCGTTCGGCAAGCTATATCTGGTCTCCCAAGAGCTCGTTGCAAGGATGGACATGGCGTGGAAGGAGGACAGATGGGTGATATCGCAAATGTTCGACGAAATGAAAGGCCCTGCGGCGTCGAAACCTCTGAGCAAAAACGAGCACCGCCTCGCCGAGCTCCTCGCCGCGGCGATGGGGAAGCTGCACCCGGCATCTGTCCTTCTTGGCAGCGACTACAGCGTCCGGAGGCGGCTCGGCGGCCGGCTCAAGGAGGTGCATTGGATGGGGGAGAGCTTTGCGATGAAGCATTTCATCGGGGACACcgatgccgccggcgccgaggtcGCGCTCCTGTGTTCGGTGGCGCACCCGAACGTCGCGCACGCCGCGTACTGCTTCCACgacgaggagaagaaagagtACTTCGTGGTCATGGACCAGCTCATGGCCAAGGACCTCGGGAGCTACGTCAAGGAGGTGAGCTgcccgcggcggcggatcccgttcccgctcgtcgtcgccgtcgacattATGCTGCAGATCGCGCGCGGGATGGAGTATCTGCACGCGAAGAGGATAAACCACGGCGAGCTGAACCCTTCCAACGTGCTCGTCAAGCCGCGCCAACCCGATGGCGGCTACGTGCATGTCAAGGTCGCCGGATATGGGCAGCCAGCTGGCATCACAGCCGGCGGCGCAAAAGCTTCCGCCAATGGCAACGCCAACGGCAACGACAACTCCTGCATCTGGTACGCGCCGGAGGTGCTCAGGTCCGACGGCGTcgcggacgccgcggcggcggggaggtgcACCGAGAAGgccgacgtgtacagcttcgccATGATCTGCTTCGAGCTGCTGACCGGCAAGGTGCCGTTCGAGGACAACCACCTGCAGGGCGACAAGACGAGCAAGAACATCTGCGCCGGCGAGCGGCCGCTGTTCCCGTTCCAGGCGCCCAAGTACCTCACCGCGCTGACGAAGCGGTGCTGGCACGCCGAcccggcgcagcggctggcgtTCGCCTCCATCTGCCGCGTCCTCCGGTACGTCAAGCGGTTCCTGATCCTGAAcccggagcagcagcagcagcagcagcagggccaGACCGACGACGCGCCCAAGCCGGCCGTCGACTACCTCGACATCGAGGCGCAGCTGCTGAAGAAGCTCCCGGCGTGGCAGCGTGGCGGCGAGGCGCCGCGCGTCGCCGACGTGCCGTTCCAGATGTTCGCGTACAGGGTcatggagagggagaaggccgccggcgccgtgcacGTCGCCAAGGACAGGGCCTCGGATTCGGGCAGCGACGGGAACTCGCTGTACGGCGACGAGAACGGGTTCGGTGCAATGTCGCCGGAGCACACCTTCTCCGCCGTGTCGAACGGCACCCTGCGGTCGCGGCCGGCCAGCAGCGACGGCAGGTTGCCGACGGCCAAGAAGGCGGACGGCAAGGCGCCCAGGCAAGCAG AACATCAAATGGAATGCATGCATTGTTTGGTAAGATGGCGTATGATATGA
- the LOC4326630 gene encoding uncharacterized protein isoform X1: MEQLRQLGEAVGSINALMAFEDDLHINPRQCRLLADACARALAAVTGQVRAQLRFDERGAKWRAIEAPLRELHRAFRDAEAYVRQCLDPRGSWWARAAAMAHGTECVEQHLHNVLWCVAVALEAIDAAGEIAGSDPDELARGRLVLARKYDRDMLDPKLFEHAFGKLYLVSQELVARMDMAWKEDRWVISQMFDEMKGPAASKPLSKNEHRLAELLAAAMGKLHPASVLLGSDYSVRRRLGGRLKEVHWMGESFAMKHFIGDTDAAGAEVALLCSVAHPNVAHAAYCFHDEEKKEYFVVMDQLMAKDLGSYVKEVSCPRRRIPFPLVVAVDIMLQIARGMEYLHAKRINHGELNPSNVLVKPRQPDGGYVHVKVAGYGQPAGITAGGAKASANGNANGNDNSCIWYAPEVLRSDGVADAAAAGRCTEKADVYSFAMICFELLTGKVPFEDNHLQGDKTSKNICAGERPLFPFQAPKYLTALTKRCWHADPAQRLAFASICRVLRYVKRFLILNPEQQQQQQQGQTDDAPKPAVDYLDIEAQLLKKLPAWQRGGEAPRVADVPFQMFAYRVMEREKAAGAVHVAKDRASDSGSDGNSLYGDENGFGAMSPEHTFSAVSNGTLRSRPASSDGRLPTAKKADGKAPRQAGPQPKVKPVNTAARTPHSARRALGVKPDDHLQTNGAPTARRRTPEMASE; this comes from the exons ATGGAGCAGCTCCGGCAACTCGGCGAGGCGGTGGGTAGCATCAACGCGCTCATGGCGTTCGAGGACGACCTCCACATCAACCCGCGGCagtgccgcctcctcgccgacgcctgcgcgcgcgcgctcgccgccgtcacggGGCAGGTTCGCGCCCAGCTCCGCTTCGACGAGCGCGGCGCCAAGTGGCGCGCCATCGAGGCGCCGCTCCGCGAGCTCCACCGCGCCTTCCGCGACGCCGAGGCGTACGTCAGGCAGTGCCTGGACCCCCGCGGCAGCTGGTgggcgcgcgccgcggccaTGGCGCACGGCACCGAGTGCGTGGAGCAGCACCTCCACAATGTCCTGTggtgcgtcgccgtcgcgctcgaggccatcgacgccgccggcgagatcgCCGGCTCCGACCCGGACGAGCTCGCCAGGGGGCGGCTGGTGCTCGCCAGGAAGTACGACAGGGACATGCTCGATCCCAAGCTGTTCGAGCACGCGTTCGGCAAGCTATATCTGGTCTCCCAAGAGCTCGTTGCAAGGATGGACATGGCGTGGAAGGAGGACAGATGGGTGATATCGCAAATGTTCGACGAAATGAAAGGCCCTGCGGCGTCGAAACCTCTGAGCAAAAACGAGCACCGCCTCGCCGAGCTCCTCGCCGCGGCGATGGGGAAGCTGCACCCGGCATCTGTCCTTCTTGGCAGCGACTACAGCGTCCGGAGGCGGCTCGGCGGCCGGCTCAAGGAGGTGCATTGGATGGGGGAGAGCTTTGCGATGAAGCATTTCATCGGGGACACcgatgccgccggcgccgaggtcGCGCTCCTGTGTTCGGTGGCGCACCCGAACGTCGCGCACGCCGCGTACTGCTTCCACgacgaggagaagaaagagtACTTCGTGGTCATGGACCAGCTCATGGCCAAGGACCTCGGGAGCTACGTCAAGGAGGTGAGCTgcccgcggcggcggatcccgttcccgctcgtcgtcgccgtcgacattATGCTGCAGATCGCGCGCGGGATGGAGTATCTGCACGCGAAGAGGATAAACCACGGCGAGCTGAACCCTTCCAACGTGCTCGTCAAGCCGCGCCAACCCGATGGCGGCTACGTGCATGTCAAGGTCGCCGGATATGGGCAGCCAGCTGGCATCACAGCCGGCGGCGCAAAAGCTTCCGCCAATGGCAACGCCAACGGCAACGACAACTCCTGCATCTGGTACGCGCCGGAGGTGCTCAGGTCCGACGGCGTcgcggacgccgcggcggcggggaggtgcACCGAGAAGgccgacgtgtacagcttcgccATGATCTGCTTCGAGCTGCTGACCGGCAAGGTGCCGTTCGAGGACAACCACCTGCAGGGCGACAAGACGAGCAAGAACATCTGCGCCGGCGAGCGGCCGCTGTTCCCGTTCCAGGCGCCCAAGTACCTCACCGCGCTGACGAAGCGGTGCTGGCACGCCGAcccggcgcagcggctggcgtTCGCCTCCATCTGCCGCGTCCTCCGGTACGTCAAGCGGTTCCTGATCCTGAAcccggagcagcagcagcagcagcagcagggccaGACCGACGACGCGCCCAAGCCGGCCGTCGACTACCTCGACATCGAGGCGCAGCTGCTGAAGAAGCTCCCGGCGTGGCAGCGTGGCGGCGAGGCGCCGCGCGTCGCCGACGTGCCGTTCCAGATGTTCGCGTACAGGGTcatggagagggagaaggccgccggcgccgtgcacGTCGCCAAGGACAGGGCCTCGGATTCGGGCAGCGACGGGAACTCGCTGTACGGCGACGAGAACGGGTTCGGTGCAATGTCGCCGGAGCACACCTTCTCCGCCGTGTCGAACGGCACCCTGCGGTCGCGGCCGGCCAGCAGCGACGGCAGGTTGCCGACGGCCAAGAAGGCGGACGGCAAGGCGCCCAGGCAAGCAG GGCCACAGCCGAAGGTGAAACCCGTGAACACGGCGGCGAGGACTCCGCACTCGGCAAGGCGGGCGCTCGGCGTGAAGCCCGACGATCACCTCCAGACCAACGGCGCTCCCACCGCCCGCCGGAGGACGCCCGAGATGGCCTCAGAATAG
- the LOC4326631 gene encoding uncharacterized protein produces MDRFRPLRRIQVDPEPAAAAPPPPAAAAANGGAGEDVSAAPAAGLLMASRVRRRSAVYRDCKGDYIGVPNDPCLTKILSKQGDNKVLFADKVLKFTQSGKMKRRILVITDFALYLVDPDADILKRRIALAAVDKLCISKLSDNFFAIIVPTEYDCLMASTRKKEIVDIIIKAIKSNSEYQPQVASSNRFEYHAAAEVIKEVEFEEAEGGVKTRITHKAKAKS; encoded by the exons ATGGACCGGTTCCGACCGCTCAGGCGGATCCAGGTGGaccccgagcccgccgccgccgccccgcccccgccggcggcggccgcggcgaacggcggcgcgggggaggaCGTGTCGGCGGCCCCCGCGGCGGGGCTCCTCATGGCGTCAAGGGTGCGGCGCCGCTCGGCGGTGTACCGCGACTGCAAGGGCGACTACATCGGCGTCCCCAACGACCCGTGCCTCACCAAGATCCTCTCCAAGCAAG GGGACAACAAAGTTCTGTTTGCAGATAAGGTATTGAAGTTCACTCAATCAGGAAAGATGAAAAGGCGCATCCTTGTGATCACAGATTTTGCTCTCTACCTTGTTGATCCTGATGCTGATATATTGAAGAGGAGGATAGCGCTCGCGGCTGTCGATAAGCTATGTATAAGCAAGCTCAGTGATAACTTCTTTGCAATCATCGTGCCAACTGAGTATGATTGTTTAATGGCCAGCACTAGAAAGAAGGAAATAGTGGATATTATAATTAAGGCTATTAAGAGCAATTCTGAATATCAGCCTCAAGTGGCTTCTTCTAACAG GTTTGAATACCATGCTGCTGCTGAAGTGATTAAAGAAGTTGAGTTTGAGGAAGCTGAAG GAGGCGTTAAAACTAGGATCACGCACAAGGCGAAGGCGAAGTCATGA
- the LOC4326628 gene encoding uncharacterized protein, with product MGSDLKEMKYRRRIGLDERAQCSEQRALDWHALKQDPVELLRKLDELREQITRTCQIVEPPREHRRAGRRALSLLPENPEPPPMPGYHRSRYGGGRYGHGLPPSPYEPLRPEIGERYSRQSSGRYRQYQGRQWDGCGVGHGNYNPSYTCSCPHCLHGQRTAPQEEHIPMARYFAGQHECYRFERSPSVSSDYDRRSVASSLYSHRSVSKKRAEYFRKKAEHLCRPVYGAAPFVVCSSCYQLLQVPMEKCMGRNRLQCGSCSQIVSLKREEKVIPFSPSASFCVPKIEQGSNDQTRRDFEHQLNEFANSAFYNLNEHSSMQINIDFGDDHSVSSSISHDRTEKGCGSSRSIQLKTDGLLLSPSRSGDIESPKDILCERDAECQVEPSDARVSPCSPVLEDKLVDPLCSQEKDNNSEDLGMANISDVNCKGEHKVNDDDDGSLSMGSEQKRKECDEDSLVDESMCKTHEQKSKDDHSSPEDVSKTHEFDSTKDNISSAVDGNEKHEFESKKDDTNSLEGESLNKEHEQKSKEDENSGLEGENVKKGFDKNNKESENSALEDANAPLEDTRNASDAASLSEISEEKKTEEENGSLDQPFVEDGNAFAESGGSSFNERTNSGFSRGSSETALEEDQPSTGKSGDSSFFAGFLKKGFKDLSLFNQSMDSVKVSINGHPISERALKKAEKKAGPVEPGSYWYDYRAGFWGVMGRECIGIIPPFIREFNYPMASNCASGDSGVFVNGRELHQRDLDLLVGRGLPRISGKSYSVEISGNITDEETGKKLRSLGKLAPTIEKLKRGFGMHVPEEFR from the exons atggggAGCGATCTGAAGGAGATGAAGTACAGGCGGAGGATTGGGCTCGACGAGCGGGCGCAATGCAGCGAGCAGAGGGCGCTCGACTGGCACGCGCTGAAGCAGGACCCAGTGGAGTTGCTCCGCAAGCTGGACGAGCTGAGGGAGCAGATCACGAGGACCTGCCAGatcgtcgagccgccgcgggagcaCCGTCGGGCGGGCCGACGAGCGCTCTCGCTGCTCCCTGAGAACCCTGAGCCGCCACCAATGCCAGGGTATCACCGCTCACGCTATGGTGGTGGGCGGTATGGGCACGGCTTGCCGCCGAGCCCCTACGAGCCGCTGCGCCCTGAGATTGGGGAGAGGTACTCCAGACAGTCAAGTGGGCGGTATCGGCAGTATCAAGGGAGGCAATGGGATGGCTGTGGAGTTGGACATGGGAATTACAATCCTTCTTATACATGTTCCTGTCCGCATTGTCTACATGGACAGAGAACTGCACCACAAGAAGAGCACATTCCAATGGCGAGATACTTTGCTGGGCAGCATGAGTGCTACCGGTTTGAAAGGTCGCCATCTGTCTCATCGGACTATGACCGGAGGTCCGTAGCATCATCATTGTACTCGCATCGGTCGGTTTCAAAGAAGAGAGCAGAGTATTTCCGGAAGAAGGCAGAGCATCTTTGCCGTCCTGTTTATGGCGCCGCCCCTTTTGTTGTGTGCAGTTCTTGTTATCAGCTGTTGCAGGTTCCaatggaaaagtgtatgggGAGGAATCGGCTGCAGTGTGGGTCTTGCTCTCAGATTGTCAGTTTGAAGCGTGAGGAGAAAGTTATCCCCTTCTCACCATCAGCATCCTTTTGTGTGCCCAAAATTGAGCAAGGTTCAAATGATCAAACTAGGCGAGATTTTGAGCACCAGCTCAATGAGTTTGCCAATTCTGCCTTTTATAATTTGAATGAGCATAGCAGCATGCAAATCAACATAGACTTTGGTGATGATCATTCAGTTTCTTCTTCCATTAGTCATGACAGGACTGAGAAAGGATGTGGATCAAGCAGGAGCATTCAGTTAAAAACAGATGGGCTCTTGTTGTCTCCAAGCAGATCTGGAGATATTGAGAGCCCGAAGGATATATTATGCGAAAGAGATGCTGAATGTCAGGTAGAACCTTCAGATGCTCGAGTCAGCCCATGTTCCCCAGTTTTAGAGGACAAACTTGTTGATCCATTGTGCAGCCAGGAAAAGGATAATAATAGTGAGGACCTAGGCATGGCTAATATATCTGATGTAAATTGCAAAGGAGAACACAAAgttaatgatgatgatgatgggagTCTTAGTATGGGAAGTGAACAGAAGAGAAAGGAATGCGATGAAGATTCCCTTGTAGATGAAAGCATGTGCAAAACCCATGAACAGAAGAGCAAGGACGATCACTCTAGCCCTGAAGATGTTAGCAAAACTCATGAATTTGATAGTACAAAAGATAATATTAGCAGTGCTGTAGATGGAAATGAAAAGCATGAGTTTGAAAGCAAAAAAGATGATACCAATAGTCTTGAAGGTGAAAGTTTGAACAAGGAACATGAGCAAAAGAGCAAAGAAGACGAAAATAGTGGCCTTGAAGGTGAGAATGTTAAGAAGGGGTTTGACAAAAACAACAAAGAAAGTGAAAATAGTGCCCTTGAAGATGCCAATGCCCCCCTTGAAGATACTAGAAATGCCTCTGATGCGGCAAGCTTAAGCGAGATatctgaagaaaagaaaacagaggAAGAAAATGGAAGTTTGGACCAGCCTTTTGTTGAAGATGGCAATGCCTTTGCAGAGAGTGGGGGATCATCATTTAATGAGCGTACAAATTCTGGTTTTTCCCGTGGTTCTTCTGAGACTGCATTAGAAGAAGATCAGCCCTCAACTGGAAAGAGTGGGGATTCGTCATTTTTTGCTGGTTTCCTGAAGAAGGGTTTCAAGGACCTTTCTTTATTTAATCAGTCCATGGACAGCGTTAAGGTTTCAATTAATGGCCATCCTATCTCTGAAAGAGCTCTTAAGAAGGCAGAGAAAAAAGCTGGTCCTGTTGAGCCTGGCTCGTATTG GTACGACTACCGTGCTGGGTTTTGGGGTGTCATGGGGCGAGAATGTATCGGCATTATCCCT CCATTCATAAGAGAATTCAATTACCCGATGGCCAGTAACTGTGCTAGTGGGGATAGTGGTGTTTTCGTGAATGGCAGAGAACTTCATCAGAGAGATCTAGATTTGCTTGTAGGAAGAGGGCTTCCACGCATCTCTGGCAAATCATATTCTGTAGAGATTTCTGGAAATATTACTGATGAAGAAACTGGCAAGAAGCTACGCAGTCTTGGCAAACTTGCTCCCAC GATTGAGAAGCTGAAGCGTGGTTTTGGCATGCATGTCCCTGAAGAGTTTAGATAG